The Antarcticibacterium sp. 1MA-6-2 genome has a window encoding:
- a CDS encoding shikimate kinase: MKIFLSGYMGSGKSLIAHHLAQKLNYTHIDLDDQIALIEEQSIPAIFKTRGELYFRKRETNVLEDVIEEPASLVIAMGGGTPCYGNNMELLKASGDVKTVYLKASVKFLTDRLLNEKDTRPVISHLKNKEELEDFIRKHLFERSYYYNQADLIINVEGKTPEVITEEIIQKLQ; encoded by the coding sequence ATGAAAATTTTCTTATCCGGTTACATGGGCAGTGGTAAATCTCTTATTGCTCATCATCTGGCCCAAAAACTTAATTATACCCATATTGATCTTGATGATCAAATAGCGCTTATTGAAGAGCAAAGCATTCCTGCCATTTTTAAGACACGAGGTGAGTTATATTTTAGGAAAAGAGAGACCAATGTGTTAGAAGATGTTATTGAAGAACCTGCGTCTCTTGTTATTGCAATGGGAGGAGGAACTCCCTGCTATGGTAATAATATGGAACTGCTTAAAGCCTCAGGTGATGTTAAGACCGTATATCTAAAAGCCTCAGTAAAATTTTTAACTGACAGGTTATTAAATGAAAAAGATACGCGTCCTGTTATTAGCCATTTAAAAAATAAAGAGGAGCTGGAAGATTTTATTCGGAAGCATCTTTTTGAACGATCCTACTATTACAATCAGGCCGACCTGATAATTAACGTAGAAGGAAAGACGCCTGAAGTTATTACTGAAGAAATTATTCAAAAACTACAGTAA
- a CDS encoding phosphoribosyltransferase family protein produces the protein MSTSNIILNNEEVKYKIRRIAYQIYESNVNESHLLLAGIANSGFVFAGRLKEILEEISNLKIELCEVTVDKKNPLNLVKTSLPPEDYTNKSIVLTDDVLNSGTTLIYGVKHFLEVPLKQLKTAVLVDRSHKKYPVKADFKGISLSTSMSETVKVRFSGGNDRVELL, from the coding sequence ATGTCTACATCAAATATTATCCTTAATAACGAAGAGGTTAAATATAAAATTAGAAGAATTGCCTATCAAATCTATGAAAGCAATGTGAATGAAAGTCATCTTCTATTAGCAGGAATTGCCAATAGTGGCTTCGTTTTCGCCGGGCGATTAAAAGAAATTCTTGAGGAGATATCTAATCTTAAAATAGAATTATGTGAAGTTACAGTTGACAAAAAAAATCCTCTTAACCTGGTAAAAACATCTTTACCTCCTGAAGATTACACCAACAAATCTATAGTTTTAACAGATGATGTTCTTAACTCCGGGACAACTCTTATCTACGGAGTAAAACATTTCCTGGAAGTCCCGTTAAAGCAGTTAAAAACCGCTGTCCTCGTAGACCGAAGTCATAAAAAATATCCCGTTAAAGCCGATTTTAAAGGGATCTCTCTCTCTACTTCTATGAGCGAAACCGTCAAGGTTCGTTTTTCTGGAGGAAACGACCGGGTAGAATTACTGTAG
- a CDS encoding methyltransferase domain-containing protein produces MTLNKKYWESRYFEKSTGWDLGRISPPLKEYIDQLSDKEIKILIPGAGNSYEAEYLFSRGFKNVYILDFARQPLLNIQNRIPSFPKEHLIEQDFFEHKGQYDLLLEQTFFCALPVEQRKQYSKKAYDLLKPEGKLAGVLFNINFPKPGPPFGGSKKEYEDCFKNNYEIKVLEPCYNSIEPRQGIELFFIFKKK; encoded by the coding sequence ATGACACTGAATAAGAAGTACTGGGAATCCCGATATTTTGAAAAAAGTACAGGTTGGGATTTGGGCAGGATCTCCCCACCTCTAAAAGAATATATCGACCAACTTAGCGATAAGGAAATAAAGATCCTTATTCCCGGCGCAGGAAATTCCTACGAAGCGGAATACCTGTTTTCCCGCGGTTTTAAAAATGTTTATATATTGGATTTTGCAAGGCAACCACTGTTGAACATACAAAACCGAATTCCTTCTTTTCCAAAAGAACATTTGATAGAGCAGGATTTCTTTGAGCATAAAGGACAATACGATTTACTCCTGGAGCAAACATTTTTTTGTGCTTTGCCCGTTGAACAAAGAAAGCAATATTCAAAAAAGGCATACGATCTTTTAAAACCGGAAGGCAAACTTGCAGGAGTTTTATTTAATATTAATTTTCCCAAGCCGGGTCCTCCTTTTGGTGGCAGTAAAAAGGAATATGAAGACTGCTTTAAAAATAACTATGAAATTAAAGTTCTTGAACCCTGTTACAATTCAATTGAGCCACGACAGGGAATTGAATTGTTTTTTATCTTTAAGAAAAAATAA
- a CDS encoding FKBP-type peptidyl-prolyl cis-trans isomerase gives MMRFQKLFFTSVLSTVFFISCSKDDDNKVEVEPPRDAAEQSLADDETLVSFLETHFYNEEDFENPGPNFNYIAKFDTIAGDNQNKTPLIESDKLTSKTITINEVDYKVYILTIREGVGEQPTFADSAYVRYEGSLTGGKVFDSNTIIPAWFDFEGYVTRNTQGQLVKAGGTVPGFPAGITEFKEGSGYQVNPDNTISWNNDFGIGAVFFPSGLGYFNSPTASIPAYSPLIFSFNLLRTVEADHDGDGIPSISEDIDDNGDLFNDDTDKDGIPNHSDLDDDGDGMPTKDEITVGEDGVIIFYDNNNNDIPAHLDPDEFKNVNAEE, from the coding sequence ATGATGAGATTTCAAAAGTTGTTTTTTACTAGTGTGTTAAGCACTGTTTTTTTTATATCGTGTTCTAAAGATGATGACAATAAAGTTGAAGTAGAGCCTCCTAGAGATGCTGCGGAACAATCTCTTGCAGATGATGAAACCCTGGTTTCATTTCTTGAGACTCATTTTTACAATGAAGAAGATTTTGAAAACCCCGGACCTAATTTTAACTACATCGCAAAATTTGATACTATTGCCGGAGACAATCAAAACAAAACACCTCTTATTGAATCAGATAAGCTTACTTCTAAAACCATTACTATAAATGAGGTTGATTATAAAGTTTATATACTCACTATAAGGGAAGGGGTAGGAGAACAACCAACCTTTGCTGATTCTGCTTATGTAAGATATGAGGGATCATTAACCGGAGGAAAAGTTTTCGATTCTAATACCATTATACCTGCGTGGTTTGATTTTGAGGGTTATGTAACCCGTAATACCCAAGGGCAATTAGTAAAAGCTGGAGGTACAGTGCCAGGATTTCCTGCAGGAATAACAGAATTTAAAGAAGGTTCCGGGTACCAGGTAAATCCTGATAATACCATATCCTGGAATAATGACTTTGGAATTGGAGCAGTTTTTTTCCCATCGGGACTTGGATATTTTAATTCCCCAACCGCTAGTATTCCTGCTTATAGTCCTCTAATCTTTAGTTTCAACCTTTTGAGGACTGTAGAAGCTGACCATGATGGTGATGGAATTCCCTCCATTTCGGAAGATATAGATGATAACGGGGATCTTTTTAATGACGATACAGATAAAGATGGCATTCCCAATCATTCTGATCTGGATGATGATGGAGACGGGATGCCTACCAAAGATGAAATTACAGTTGGGGAAGATGGTGTAATTATATTTTATGACAACAATAACAATGATATTCCTGCTCATCTTGATCCGGATGAATTTAAAAATGTAAACGCAGAGGAATAG
- a CDS encoding PorT family protein: MQHCCLWLSSTYAQTSFGIKGGLNYGATGEYSSVSEGFEDATDGESKMGYHLGGYARFGILGFFLQPELVYTKLNTDYNAFEYQIQKIDAPVLVGVKILGPLNIKAGPSFQYILSNKLEDSDFEIAEAENSITMGYQLGAKP, translated from the coding sequence TTGCAGCACTGCTGTTTATGGCTAAGCAGTACATATGCTCAAACTTCATTTGGAATTAAAGGAGGTTTAAATTATGGTGCTACAGGAGAATATTCATCTGTTTCAGAAGGTTTTGAAGATGCCACAGACGGGGAAAGCAAAATGGGGTATCATCTGGGTGGATATGCACGATTTGGAATTCTTGGCTTTTTTCTTCAACCTGAATTAGTATATACCAAATTAAATACTGACTACAATGCCTTTGAATACCAGATACAGAAGATAGATGCGCCAGTTCTTGTAGGAGTTAAAATACTTGGACCCTTAAATATAAAAGCAGGACCATCTTTTCAATACATACTAAGCAATAAACTTGAAGATTCAGACTTTGAAATAGCCGAAGCAGAGAACAGTATAACTATGGGGTACCAACTTGGAGCTAAGCCTTAA
- a CDS encoding DMT family transporter yields the protein MPSDKLKSYLHFHLIVFIWGFTAVLGALITLDAIPLVWYRMLIASGFIFLWILWKKKDLKVATSKLILLLIAGVVIALHWLTFFGAIKVSNVSITLALLSTGAFFTSLLEPIFYKRKLVGYEVIFGLIVMFGLYIIFRVETEHYLGILLGLLSAFLSAVFTLMNGKLVKHAASSVISFYELLTGVVAISLYLLYISFSSDGDRGFNSEFFTLSSNDWLYLSILASVCTAYAFIASVAVMKHLSPYTVMLTINLELVYGIVLAFLVFGNKEQMHSHFYYGAAIILTTVVLNGYLKTKRKIYKTT from the coding sequence ATGCCAAGCGATAAACTGAAGAGTTATCTTCATTTTCACCTGATTGTATTCATTTGGGGGTTTACTGCCGTTCTTGGAGCTCTAATTACTTTGGATGCCATACCTCTGGTTTGGTACCGAATGTTGATTGCAAGTGGCTTTATCTTTTTATGGATCCTGTGGAAAAAGAAGGACCTGAAAGTTGCCACCAGTAAACTTATCCTTCTTCTAATAGCGGGGGTTGTTATAGCTTTGCACTGGCTTACCTTCTTTGGAGCTATTAAAGTTTCCAATGTCTCTATTACCCTGGCTTTATTATCAACGGGAGCTTTTTTCACCTCTCTCCTGGAACCAATTTTCTATAAGCGGAAACTGGTAGGATATGAAGTTATTTTCGGATTAATAGTGATGTTTGGCCTGTACATAATTTTTAGAGTAGAGACAGAGCATTACCTCGGAATTCTTTTGGGCCTTTTATCCGCATTTCTTTCAGCAGTTTTTACGCTAATGAATGGCAAACTAGTGAAACATGCGGCATCTTCAGTAATATCATTTTACGAATTGCTTACAGGAGTTGTGGCAATAAGTCTGTACCTTTTATATATCAGCTTTTCAAGTGACGGTGACAGAGGTTTTAATTCTGAATTTTTCACCCTGTCCTCCAACGACTGGTTATATCTTTCAATCCTTGCTTCTGTTTGTACGGCATATGCTTTTATTGCTTCCGTGGCTGTAATGAAACATCTTAGTCCGTACACAGTGATGCTTACGATAAATCTTGAGCTAGTATACGGAATTGTTCTTGCGTTTCTTGTCTTCGGAAACAAAGAACAAATGCATTCTCATTTTTATTACGGTGCGGCCATAATTCTTACTACGGTTGTGCTGAACGGCTATCTTAAGACGAAAAGAAAAATTTATAAGACAACTTAA
- a CDS encoding acetyl-CoA carboxylase carboxyltransferase subunit alpha: MEYLDFELPIKELEEQYQKACNIGAESNVDVTATCKQIEKKLAETRKEIYKNLTAWQRVQLSRHPNRPYTLDYINAICGNTFLELHGDRNVKDDKAMIGGLGKIGDQSFMIIGQQKGYNTKTRQYRNFGMANPEGYRKALRLMKSAEKFGIPVVSFIDTPGAYPGLEAEERGQGEAIARNIMEMTRLKVPIIVVIIGEGASGGALGIGVGDRVLMLENTWYSVISPESCSSILWRSWEYKEVAAEALKLTAKDMKKQKLIDEIVKEPLGGAHSNREETFDSVKKSILSALDEVKNLSPIDLVDQRMDKYSNMGVFKS; this comes from the coding sequence ATGGAATATTTGGATTTTGAACTACCCATTAAAGAGTTAGAAGAGCAGTACCAGAAGGCCTGTAATATTGGAGCTGAAAGTAATGTTGATGTAACTGCCACCTGTAAACAAATCGAAAAAAAACTGGCCGAAACCAGGAAAGAGATCTATAAGAATCTCACAGCATGGCAAAGGGTACAACTTTCAAGACACCCTAACCGTCCCTACACGCTTGATTATATTAATGCAATTTGTGGCAATACATTTCTTGAGCTCCACGGAGACAGAAATGTAAAGGATGATAAAGCCATGATTGGTGGTTTGGGAAAAATTGGGGATCAAAGTTTTATGATCATTGGCCAGCAAAAAGGTTATAATACCAAAACCCGCCAGTACAGAAACTTTGGAATGGCAAATCCTGAAGGATACCGTAAAGCGCTAAGACTTATGAAGTCTGCAGAGAAATTTGGTATTCCTGTTGTTTCTTTTATAGATACTCCGGGTGCATATCCCGGGCTGGAAGCAGAAGAAAGAGGACAGGGAGAAGCTATTGCCAGAAATATTATGGAGATGACGCGGCTCAAAGTACCAATTATTGTAGTAATAATAGGAGAAGGAGCCAGTGGTGGAGCTTTGGGAATTGGGGTAGGAGACAGGGTTCTTATGTTGGAAAATACGTGGTACTCGGTTATATCGCCTGAATCCTGTTCGTCCATACTTTGGAGAAGCTGGGAATATAAAGAAGTAGCCGCAGAGGCATTGAAACTTACTGCTAAGGATATGAAGAAACAAAAGCTCATTGATGAGATTGTGAAAGAACCGTTGGGGGGTGCGCATAGCAATAGGGAAGAAACATTTGATAGTGTAAAAAAATCGATATTATCTGCACTTGATGAGGTAAAGAACTTATCACCAATAGATTTAGTTGATCAAAGAATGGATAAATATTCTAACATGGGAGTATTCAAATCGTAA
- a CDS encoding asparagine synthetase B, translating to MLFLFFSPDTIHASSILIPMDAKNQANHLKAYGITYYALANGLQIQWLLNYQGGSFLISDTESLRKECQIRGVSFEVVSDAKAEAILEEIQSPSQNMEAMVLEKAPRIAVYAPQGNKPWDDAVTMALTYAEIPYETIYDEEVLNDALVMYDWLHLHHEDFTYQYGKFYRNYRTTPWYIQEKAEAEALAGKLGYSKVSEEKLAVALKIRNYVIGGGFMFAMCSATDSFDIALAAEGVDIAEPMFDGDPSEPGYQAKLDFSNTFAFTDFVLERSPMVYEFSSIDMTSKRQVPMDGDYFTLMEFSAKWDPVPTMLNQNHTVLVKGFMGQTTAFDPSTLKPTVLVLSENKLNGEARYIHGIKGQGFFTFYGGHDPEDYQHRVGDPKTELELHPNSPGYRLILNNVLFPAAKKKKQKT from the coding sequence ATGCTCTTTTTATTTTTTAGCCCAGACACAATCCACGCCTCTTCCATATTGATCCCGATGGATGCAAAAAATCAGGCAAACCACCTGAAAGCTTATGGAATTACCTACTACGCTTTAGCAAATGGTTTACAGATCCAGTGGCTGCTGAATTATCAGGGTGGATCTTTTTTAATTTCAGATACTGAATCTCTGCGGAAGGAGTGCCAAATCCGGGGAGTTTCGTTTGAAGTAGTAAGTGATGCCAAAGCTGAAGCAATTCTGGAAGAGATCCAAAGTCCATCTCAAAATATGGAGGCCATGGTTCTTGAGAAGGCGCCGAGGATAGCTGTTTACGCTCCGCAGGGGAATAAGCCCTGGGATGATGCTGTTACTATGGCATTAACCTATGCCGAAATTCCTTACGAAACTATCTACGATGAAGAGGTTTTAAACGATGCTCTCGTGATGTACGATTGGTTGCACTTGCATCACGAGGATTTTACTTACCAGTATGGAAAATTCTACCGGAACTACAGAACCACTCCCTGGTATATACAGGAAAAAGCGGAAGCAGAAGCTTTAGCGGGAAAGCTGGGATACAGCAAAGTCTCTGAAGAAAAACTTGCCGTGGCCCTAAAGATTCGCAACTACGTGATCGGTGGCGGATTTATGTTCGCAATGTGCAGTGCTACAGATAGTTTTGATATTGCTCTTGCGGCAGAAGGAGTAGATATTGCCGAGCCAATGTTTGATGGCGATCCCAGTGAACCCGGTTACCAGGCAAAACTTGATTTCTCAAATACTTTTGCCTTTACAGATTTTGTACTTGAGAGAAGTCCTATGGTTTATGAATTTTCTTCTATAGATATGACCTCCAAAAGGCAGGTCCCTATGGATGGAGATTATTTTACGCTGATGGAATTTTCAGCAAAATGGGATCCGGTGCCTACAATGCTTAACCAGAATCATACGGTGCTTGTAAAAGGATTCATGGGCCAGACTACCGCCTTTGATCCTTCTACATTAAAACCTACTGTACTGGTTTTATCAGAAAACAAACTCAACGGAGAAGCCCGATATATCCACGGCATAAAAGGCCAGGGATTTTTTACTTTCTATGGCGGTCATGATCCTGAAGATTATCAGCATAGAGTAGGGGATCCTAAAACGGAACTCGAACTTCACCCTAATTCTCCCGGTTACAGGCTTATTTTAAATAATGTTCTCTTTCCCGCAGCGAAAAAGAAAAAGCAGAAAACGTAG
- a CDS encoding AI-2E family transporter, protein MEKTNTFNRKITKTVFITLLMISAFALLVFHANFFLLVFAGIFFSVLLNFASNWLVKKTPLSYGFALFLILLFITGILYLIIILIGPSMVEQVEEMSNTLPQSLSNLKHEITQTPIGKNLFEELPSDLGALLENREEVMSRIVGSFSTTIGAIANFFIIIVTGIFLASSPNIYTSGFVRLFPLNFRPRLKEVMDKTQYTLSLWMVAKLISMLVVGVFTAIGLEILGMPMPYALALLAALFSFIPNIGPYLALAPAVLIALMQGGNMFIYVLILYFGIQIVESYLITPMIEKKMVSLPPALTLFWMVLLGVLTGILGLILATPILAALMVIIEELYVKDNLEANSLENKIKKPETAENVTGKKARGNMSANEKEK, encoded by the coding sequence ATGGAAAAAACAAATACTTTTAATAGAAAGATCACGAAGACGGTCTTCATTACCCTGCTGATGATTTCAGCTTTCGCTCTTCTTGTTTTTCATGCCAATTTTTTTCTTTTAGTTTTTGCGGGCATTTTTTTCTCTGTTTTATTAAACTTTGCTTCCAACTGGCTGGTTAAAAAAACGCCATTGTCTTATGGCTTCGCGTTGTTTTTGATTCTACTCTTTATCACAGGGATTCTCTATTTGATAATCATATTGATTGGCCCATCCATGGTAGAGCAGGTAGAGGAGATGAGTAATACTTTGCCCCAATCCCTTAGTAATCTAAAGCACGAGATAACCCAAACTCCAATAGGAAAAAATTTGTTTGAAGAACTTCCCAGTGATCTTGGAGCCTTGTTAGAAAATAGGGAAGAGGTAATGTCCAGAATTGTAGGTTCTTTTTCTACGACCATAGGTGCAATAGCAAACTTTTTTATCATAATCGTAACAGGAATATTTCTTGCCTCCAGTCCGAACATTTATACCAGTGGTTTCGTAAGATTATTTCCGTTAAATTTTAGGCCGAGATTAAAGGAGGTAATGGATAAAACCCAATATACCCTTAGTCTATGGATGGTAGCTAAATTAATTTCTATGCTGGTAGTGGGTGTGTTTACTGCGATTGGTTTAGAGATTCTTGGAATGCCCATGCCTTATGCCCTTGCTTTATTGGCGGCATTATTTTCTTTTATTCCAAATATAGGACCTTATCTGGCTCTTGCACCTGCCGTATTAATCGCACTCATGCAGGGCGGAAACATGTTTATATATGTGCTTATACTTTATTTTGGTATCCAGATAGTCGAAAGTTATTTAATTACTCCCATGATAGAAAAGAAGATGGTGAGTTTACCTCCTGCTCTTACTCTTTTTTGGATGGTGCTATTAGGTGTGCTTACAGGAATTTTGGGTTTAATATTGGCTACCCCTATTCTGGCAGCTCTTATGGTTATAATAGAGGAGTTGTATGTAAAAGACAATCTGGAAGCTAATAGTTTAGAAAATAAGATAAAGAAGCCTGAGACTGCAGAGAATGTAACAGGAAAGAAGGCAAGAGGGAATATGTCGGCCAATGAAAAAGAAAAATAA
- a CDS encoding amidohydrolase has product MNSLEVRIDSHQHFWKYDPVRYGWIGDNMKSIRRDFLPKDLQPLLNKHNFNGCIAVQADQSEAETEFLLNLAENNSFIKGVVGWIDLSYPDVASRLKKYAQYSLLKGIRHTVYDQNGEYLLDPAFQNGISQLKDFDLTYDILVFDYQLPGAVELVKRFPDQPFVLDHMAKPQISRGITSEWKKNIQNLAALKNVYCKISGMVTETENFSWTAKEFIPFLDVIYESFGEDWLMFGSDWLMSLTAATYSEILSIVQEYFSAYSEEIQSKIFGRNAAEFYNLEI; this is encoded by the coding sequence ATGAATAGTTTGGAAGTTAGAATCGACAGTCATCAACATTTCTGGAAATATGATCCTGTGCGGTATGGCTGGATAGGTGACAATATGAAGAGCATCCGAAGGGATTTTTTACCCAAAGACCTTCAGCCTCTTCTGAATAAGCACAACTTTAATGGTTGTATTGCTGTGCAGGCAGATCAAAGCGAAGCCGAAACAGAATTTCTCCTGAACCTTGCGGAAAATAATTCATTTATTAAGGGAGTAGTTGGCTGGATAGATTTAAGTTATCCTGATGTAGCAAGCCGATTGAAGAAATACGCCCAATATTCATTACTGAAAGGGATAAGACATACCGTATATGATCAAAATGGAGAATATTTACTTGATCCTGCTTTTCAAAACGGAATATCCCAATTAAAAGATTTTGATCTCACATATGATATTCTTGTTTTTGATTATCAGCTGCCGGGAGCGGTAGAACTGGTTAAAAGATTTCCTGATCAGCCGTTTGTTTTAGATCATATGGCAAAGCCGCAAATCTCACGAGGAATAACTTCGGAATGGAAGAAGAACATTCAAAATTTGGCTGCCTTAAAAAATGTGTACTGCAAAATAAGCGGAATGGTTACCGAAACAGAAAACTTCAGCTGGACAGCGAAAGAATTTATACCGTTCCTGGATGTAATTTACGAAAGTTTTGGAGAAGACTGGCTGATGTTCGGCTCAGATTGGCTTATGAGTCTTACAGCTGCTACTTATTCAGAAATATTGTCCATCGTTCAGGAGTATTTTTCAGCATATAGTGAGGAAATTCAAAGTAAGATCTTCGGAAGAAACGCTGCTGAATTTTATAACTTAGAGATATAG
- the rplT gene encoding 50S ribosomal protein L20: MPRSVNSVAKRARRKKVLKQAKGYFGRRKNVWTVAKNAVDKAMLYAYRDRKTKKRNFRSLWIMRINAGTRQFGMSYSQFMGGLKAANINLNRKVLADLAMNHPEAFKAIVDKVK, encoded by the coding sequence ATGCCAAGATCAGTAAATTCAGTTGCGAAGAGAGCCAGAAGAAAAAAGGTTCTTAAGCAAGCAAAAGGTTACTTTGGACGTCGTAAAAACGTTTGGACAGTAGCAAAAAATGCGGTTGACAAAGCAATGTTATATGCTTACAGAGACCGTAAAACCAAGAAAAGAAATTTCCGTTCTCTTTGGATTATGCGTATCAACGCAGGTACAAGACAGTTCGGAATGTCTTATTCTCAATTCATGGGAGGATTAAAAGCAGCAAACATCAATTTGAACAGAAAAGTTCTTGCAGATCTTGCTATGAATCACCCTGAAGCGTTTAAAGCTATAGTCGACAAAGTAAAATAA
- the rpmI gene encoding 50S ribosomal protein L35, which yields MPKMKTKSSAKKRFKLTGTSKIKRKHAYKSHILTKKSKKRKLALTHSTLVHEADEANIKAQLRLT from the coding sequence ATGCCGAAAATGAAAACAAAATCCAGTGCCAAGAAGCGTTTTAAGCTTACAGGTACCAGTAAAATAAAAAGAAAGCACGCGTACAAAAGTCACATCTTAACAAAGAAGTCTAAAAAACGCAAGCTTGCTTTAACGCACAGTACTTTGGTACACGAGGCGGATGAAGCAAATATCAAAGCACAATTACGTTTAACGTAA
- the infC gene encoding translation initiation factor IF-3 codes for MNGKIRSDEVRLVGENVEMGVYPIKRALEIAEEQELDLVEISPNAKPPVAKVMDYKKFLYEQKKRDKALKAKATKVVVKEIRFGPQTDDHDYEFKKKNAEKFLKDGAKLKAFVFFKGRSIVFKDQGQILLLRLAQDLEEIGKVEQMPKLEGKRMTMFMSPKKTK; via the coding sequence ATTAACGGAAAAATCCGAAGTGATGAAGTTCGCCTTGTAGGTGAAAATGTAGAGATGGGAGTTTATCCTATTAAGCGAGCATTAGAAATTGCGGAAGAACAGGAACTGGACTTAGTAGAAATCTCTCCGAATGCCAAACCACCCGTAGCCAAAGTAATGGACTACAAGAAGTTTCTCTATGAACAAAAGAAGAGAGACAAAGCTTTAAAAGCTAAAGCAACAAAGGTGGTGGTTAAGGAAATTCGGTTTGGTCCTCAAACAGATGATCACGATTACGAATTTAAAAAGAAGAATGCCGAAAAATTTTTAAAGGACGGTGCTAAATTAAAAGCATTTGTATTCTTTAAAGGACGGTCTATTGTTTTTAAAGATCAGGGTCAAATCTTGTTACTACGACTTGCACAGGATTTAGAAGAAATTGGCAAAGTTGAACAAATGCCTAAACTGGAAGGTAAACGTATGACTATGTTTATGTCTCCTAAGAAAACCAAATAA